In Chitinophaga oryzae, the sequence CATTCAATAAATGATAAACAATGAAACCACAAACAAATCACCTCCACGAAGGTATAATTGTAGATTGTAAGAAAATGACGGCCACCTCATGGCACCTGAAAATAAAAGTCATGCCACCGGGTGACTTTGACACCGAAAAAATAACGGGTTATGTGCTGCCGGTGCTTATCGGTAACAGCGCGGTGGGTCCCCCGTCAATCAGGCGGCTGATGCTCTGGAATTACGATGCTATCCGTCATATCATTGACCTCACCATTCAGTCATCGGAAGATACAACGTTAGCCGGCTGGCTGGGGCGCCTGGAAACGGGCAATGTTATTCAGTGGGGGGAGCCGGAAGAAATCGTTACCCGGCAATTAAAAGCCGACAGTTACTATCTCATCGGCAACACAGATGCACTGGCCTTTTTCTATCAGTTCAACCGAAACCTGCCTTTTGTGAGTAATGTACAGAGTTTCATTTACAGCGAACATACCGGTGAGTTTTTTCCGGATATTGACGGCAGCTACCCACTTAATTATCATATTATTTACCCCTTCAGTCCCGAAAGGGTGCTGGATTTCTTCAGGCATCATTTCAAAAAAGCAGCAGGTGACTTTGTGGTATTACTGGCTGCAGACAAAGGCATTAATCAGCAGTTCCAGCGCTTCCTGAAAGCGGAGTGGCTGGCCGGCGAACATCAGATTAAAGTCGCTAACTTTGATCCATCATACTAAACTGACAAATTATGTACCCCCTGCTTGCCGATAAAATAGCCCGGATGACCTCCATCGATGCGGATGGCATGAAGACCGTATTATCTTACTTCAGGCATCTCCAGGTTAAAAAGGATGAAATCCTGTTGAACGAAGGAGAAAAGTCCTCCAG encodes:
- a CDS encoding siderophore-interacting protein is translated as MKPQTNHLHEGIIVDCKKMTATSWHLKIKVMPPGDFDTEKITGYVLPVLIGNSAVGPPSIRRLMLWNYDAIRHIIDLTIQSSEDTTLAGWLGRLETGNVIQWGEPEEIVTRQLKADSYYLIGNTDALAFFYQFNRNLPFVSNVQSFIYSEHTGEFFPDIDGSYPLNYHIIYPFSPERVLDFFRHHFKKAAGDFVVLLAADKGINQQFQRFLKAEWLAGEHQIKVANFDPSY